The DNA segment attaacaataattaacAGTAGCCGATTCCCCGAAATGATTAGGGAAATGTGAAAACATGCGATGGACCTGACCCGTGTGGCAGAGAACAATAAAGCAATTAAATTCGGAATGTTATTTAAAACCTAATATCctccaaattggcaatgttaTGACTCCAAGTCAATGGATGGAGCGATACACATAATATAatggaggattttttttattcgtgtAGAAGGTAGTGTCATGTTTGTATTATTGATTATGTGACACCTAGgtagatccttgtgatttgattggctCTTTGATTTCGTTCATTCAGTCCAgtttgcaatgacgtcatcaaccgtgcaattttggatccatacgattttgtccattgcacgcgcGCACCAAGACTGCAGCTGCAGGCGCCAGCATAGCAGTGCGAACGGTATAATGACGCAACAATCAACAAACCaaactcgcactgcatgagcatgttttgtATCGAAATTCATCacttttatattaaaaaaatcaatagttaggtgtcatataaaacaaataatgaatgtttatgagtgcaatggacagaatacttcattcggtgaaagatgaaataatgatccattcaactcggctacaCCTCGTTGAattgatcatttcatctttgacctcatgaagtattctgtctattgcactcataaacattcattactAATATACAATTGTATAGCACATGCGGGGTATCTTCAGAAAAAAGGAgctctgtgtttttttttttataaagcaaTTTGCAGTCGGCATTATCAAATCTTATTTCCGTCACAGATAAAATAATCTTGCAATGGCGTGAACTGAACCAAACATATGGAAGGCAACGTACTTCTGGTTAATATAAATGTTTAACGGGTATAATGTACCCCATCTCGTGTCTATTAAATCCTGTTTTCAGCTTgccacatttttgtttttgaatcgctttattgattttggAAATAAATTGTTTTCATTCTGAGTACATTCTGTATATTTCAACAGGGACAAAGGAGATTAGTTGTCAAGTTATCAACAGACTTGTTAGATGCAATTTGCAATCGAACGAGTGTTTGTGAGTTGACTCTAACCGGACTGAAGAAAGATGACTTGTGCTTTCCAGACCTTCATGACAAAGAGGTAGATTCAAAAGTAAGTGAAATGCCCCTGTTACTGAAGATGATCACCATTTTCGGGGATGGAGGGGGGAggcggtttttttttttagaaaatatcaACCATGACTAAATGGTTAGTTATGATTACAGGCCTACATAGAACTGTGACATAACTTATATTAATGGTGCTCTGTAAAATAAATGAAgggctaatttagcacttataGTGCTTTTATAGTGACTGCACGACGAGTGccgattttctagtttaaaatTTAACTAGGAATTCATctctcgtagtgcagtcactatacaaacactgtaagtgctaaattagcacttcattttttacagtgtgtaagatatgtttgttattttgtttttattatttacattcATGTCATATATCTCTTTGTTTACATGTTTCATCGAACACATCTGTAGATATCATTTTAGAATTATTTCTCCTGATATCCAAAACTAAGGTGGGGGAATTATATTTTGAGAATGGGTAGAAGCGGACCACCCAAACCCCCTCCCGCCCCTCCCCCCAAGTCTCTTCAAGCTGTAAATgtactagtattcaacccgttttgcgagtttcttcaaatatatagaaatatggaatttacctgaatttcagacctgTCTTATTTCCAAGCGCAAATGCTGGTGCTTCTgtttccgttatttttttcttcaaccagtcgactgtgcgcgcgggcgatcgaattaCATGGCGACGGGtttttgcactagtattcaacccctctgcactagtattcaacctagtggtgatagatggcgctatctCACAATCTCAAACGGCGTAGATTGCCCCACTATTattatatatgatatattatcATTCTCCTCCGACTTTGACTAATCCCTGTTTTTTCTCACCACAAATGGGATCTCTTCCAATagtcgaaggggggggggggggctggggccccctcgttttttttctttttaaaggggATGGCTGATGGATACTCGTGATGTGATGTTCTCTTTTTATCTCATTATTAAAAAGTGTGTAAAAAAATGTGTGTCTCCACTGAATTCTCTGAACGTCCTAAGGAACATATATTCTTCATTACCAATTGTTGTCTTCTACTTTATCCTTTGGCCTAATGCACAGTTTGAGTCCCCTTGGAATTCAGGTACGTATGCTAACAAGTAGAAATCAAACCAAAAGCTCTTCATGTTGCAGtgatcgaaaaaaaaaattacaaaaaaatctttcttgGGGCCAGGAATCTGATCTTTATTTGGCTCCACGCCACTTTTAGTTAGGATTATATCCAGCCTTtccatgttttattatttttttttttggggggggggtgggcatgCTCACATCTTGAAATAAAGTCAAACAGGCATGGAAAAGGGTATAAATTAATTATCAAATTAGGCATCCCCTGATTTTAAAGCCCCCTTGTATTAAGTGCttgtaatattaaaaaaaaatcgctgtAATTGTTGTTTGCATGAAGAGATATGTTCAGTTCATTGTTGCTTTGctgttttaaaatgtcattaccaTTCCTTTATTGGATTTGTTTCTTATCATGTTAGTCATTATAAATAAACTGTTCAATAtaaattgtttcaattattatttctatatttcaataccacaaatttgatttgtcattgaaatGAGGATTTGTTATTGATAGAAATCATTGTGGAGCGGATAACAATCTTTTTGATAATGATCATTCAATCTTCATCTGTTTAACTTTCCCCTTCACATACTCTTCTAATTATGGATTTTCTGTTTTACATCCCTTTCCTTATTAATTGGATCTTACTtatgaataaatcaaaatgtatTCATGGAATGATTCTGATTGTGTCCTGACATCATGCAGAAACATTGTCAATGTCAAATTTCCTTTTGTATTAGGCCTATAAGCTGATATATTGATAGTGATTTATGTTTGCCAAGTTTGGGATTGATTTGGTGATAAatctataaatattttattttattaatcaagcaattaaattttcaaatattgactgAAAGTGACATGAATTTTCTTCTTTAAACTCATTTTCTTATACATCGAATTACTAGTTTCTCCATGCTCATACTCATCAAATTGATTTCGCTTTCACCATTGTTCACATCATCTGATCAAAATGTAAGTAAAAATTATCAAGGCATACAAACCAACCACGTAGTAATAGTATTATCCTTTCATATATCTTGCTgatttattattactttttaaatataaatataatacattacATTTGATACATATCAGGAAGGATTATGTCGTTTATAAGTGATGACCTGTAACCCTTTTTATAATAATCAGATCTGATCATATATTAGACATGATTcgtaatataataataagatTTGATTAAATATATAACACCTGATATGTTCTTCAATCATTGATCACGTCTGTGGTCATGACCTGCTCTACCCTGTCTTATGTCTTCAGTTACATAAACTTAAACCCGCATAGAACATTTTACAATGTCGGCTACAAAGTGCAGGAATGATTTGCCTCTACAATTAGAAAGGCTTCATCAGTTTCTTCTTTCTTAGTTTCAAGAAAAGCATTGAACAGTTGAAAGTCCATCTTGTTTGTTATTCTGatataaatgatgataatacaaaTGTCACAATGCTTAAACCCGCAAAGAACCTTTTACAATGTCGGCTACAAAGTGCAGGAATGATTTGCCTCTACAATTAGAAAGGCTTCATCAGTTTCTTCTTTCTTAGTTTCAAGAAAAGCATTGAACAGTTGAAAGTCCATCTTGTTTGTTATTCTGatataaatgatgataatacaaaTGTCACATTGCTTAAACCCGCATAGAACATTTTACAATGTCGGCTACAAAATGCAGGAATAAATTGCCTCTATACTTAGAAAGGCTTCATCAGTTTGTATGTGatataaatgatgataatacaatTGTGAAAATGAAGGAGGCCATGTGTTCTGGCATATTATGGAGATAGTTAAAATGTAGGAAGGAAAAAGACAGATGGATATTGCACACTGATGAGTCATAAACATAACTTTGAATTTTGTAAAATTGCACACATTACATGAAATTTACTGAAGAGAAAACAAtcagagagagaaaacaaaacaaatacatataaGGACAGGTGACGGCGCTTTGCAAAATTAGCCAATGAGGAATTTTCCCTTTCGAAAATTGCAAACTAAATTGTTGGCGCTTAGCACCAACAATTTAGTTGGCAGTTTTGTAGTGAATATTCTGCAAACAAAGTTTATATGTTTACTTTACTCACTAAgatgaatttttaaataaatattatatataacaaatatgATGACAGTAAACATACTATGTAAATACAAATTGCTTTGAAACTTATCGTACAATATGGCGAAATATGTCAACAAGAATTATACTAGTGCTTGTTTTTCCGCCACGGTCGTGAGAATTGAATTTATAATATCTATTAACAAATGTAACAATTATCAAGAAATGTACATTTCATTTCGATACAAATTGACATTGTCATACAATCTGGCATGTCGGACAAAGTTTATCAACAagtacatacattttttttccagcatCCATAAGAGCAAAACGTAAATCATGTTAATATCTCAAGGTTACCACGTTAAAGAGACTCTGCATATACATATTGCATATATCTTTGTAATATTATTGCACACATAGTTACATTTCATTCAAACAAACACCAACAAGTGTACTATGTGTTAAAAAGTGGCgacacaaaataaaataagatttaacAGAAATTGCATCTAAATTGGTATTTATGAATTTCCTCAATAGGACACTCAGAAAGGGTGGAACATTTGTGGTGGACCCACACCATACAAAAGTCGCAACCAATCCACTGAATATCGTTACTTGTCAAACATTCAGGGCATACATATACATCATCTTCTGTGTCATCGTCCACTCTTATACTCTTCTCCTTACTCTTCCCACCTATCTTCTTGTTTTTTGTCTTCCCATTCTCTGACGTTTTCTCtgcctctttctctttctcctgtCTATCTTTCTTACttctcatttcattcatttgctTCAACTTCTCTCTCACTCTTATCTCACGAtccatctttttcttttcaagcTCCTGTTTCCGTCTTTCTCTCTGTTCCTTTTGTACTTCTTTTTGCTTCTCTTTTTCCACTCTCTTTTGTTCTCTCTCCTCCTTTCTCTGTCTTTTCctctcctcttcctctctcttattctctctctctgtcacaAACCTAATGAATTCTTCTCCTGAAATTGCCTCTGGCAATTGTTCCTTACGCCTCCGCTGATTAGAAACCTCGATTTCTGGGTAAACGAGGCATTCATCGAGAGATGGAGCGATGAATGCCTCGTTTAGAGGTCTTTCATGACATGGAGGAAGGTCATGGATCCTGTAAGGATCCATGACCATGTCCCCTCCATGTCCCAGATGAgcagaagatgatgatggaatGTCATCTTCTGGCTCATCTGGTTGAGAAGACCTCATATCGTCACTCTCCGGAATGAACGCGTCATTCACTGGAGTGATCCCTTCTTGAGGGGTATCGACGAAGTGGTATAATTCTGCTGTTCTAAGTAAGGCAGAATTATACCGCTTCGTAAATGGGAAAATCCCTGCTGCTCGAAATCCTGACGCAGCAATGCTCGGCTTTTGCAGAATTTCTCGCCAAGCGTCAGCGAAAACTGTCGCAAAGGTGGTTTTCGTGACGTAGTCGCCAGGGTGGCGGAAACGGAACAGCTGCTCGGCCCTGTTCCAGGATGACTTCAGGGATCTAAATACCGACACATCACACGGTTGGAGAATGTGCGTCGCATTGGGAGGGAATCGATACAAGAGTATACCATTCCCTTCGCAAAGCTTCGCCACCTCCAACGTCTGATGCGCGGAAAGACCATCCACGAGCAAGAGCGCAGGAAGGGGCACTTTCTTTTGAGCCAAAAATGGCTGGAATAGGTTAGCAATAAAGCCGTAAAAGGCCTTGCTGTCCATCCAGCCGTTTTTGGTTCGAGCAAAGAAAGCACTCCTTGGCGCACCTTTGTAAGCTGCTCCATTATGCCTCCCTGGCAACACTATCATGGGTGGCAAAAAGCTGCCCTCCGCGCAAACAGTTACCAACACCGTCACCTGTCCTTTTTCAGAGTTTTTAAACTGCTGCACGACTTTTTCCCCCTTCAGTGCGAGTACTCTGTCATTCAAACGTCCTCCAAGCGGAAAGCCGGACTCATCTGCGTTAAAGATCCTGCTTGGTTCCTCCAGAATGCTCCGGGCATTATGTTCCTCCAAGTATTTCTCCAGGTCTTCAAACCATCTGTTaaggaaataaatcaatttgacAATACATGCATATGTTTCGAGTTGTCTTTTAAATAGTTATTACTTCATAGCATCTATTATAAATGAACAACTTCTGATATTGCATCATCAGGTTGCTCCGGCGAGTTATGAGGAGCGCAGCACAATCTTTTTTCCTCCGAAATCATGAAAAAGTTTTGAATCCAAtagcttcattttttaaaatctaaattgttctctattgattaaaacgATGTTACTTTCATCCTGAGGTAGCCCATTTAGATAAAAATTCACTTGTCTTTCTATTCATATGTAACTTCACTTCAATGCATTTCAGCAATTATAATagttctttctctttttatacaaGCGGGCATGCACAATGATTATGGACTCAACCGAAGTTAAGTCAAAAGaagcaaaaatatataagagGAAAAATAGGAGCAGGAACAATTTAATAGGGATGACATACCATGTACATATATTAAACTACGTTCCTAATTAAACTAAATATAATACAGATTTCGTTGATTTTCAATGTTACAAATGCTTACCTATCTATCCTGTTTTTTGTCACGGCTGTTCTTTCTTTGCCAACTGATTGGGCCTTGCGGAACACCAGCTTCGGGTTCCGGGCGCGGAAACTTGTCCACCACCGTCTGCCCGGTCTATTGGCCACGAAAGGGTTCGTCCGTTTCTCCTTTTCCATCATTCTCTTCACAACCTGAGTagtttgagaaataaaaagTACAGGTATATAGttaaatcaagatttttttgcGGCCAGGTAGAGAGAGGGGTACGCTAGACGTGTATATGCCcctaatttaaaaaagaaaataaaagtgagGGAGCAAAGCTACCGATTTTGTCATGAGGCGATTTTTATTTACGtatttatttagtaaaatatatttattcaagaTGACAAGATCAGTTAAAAAACTCTTTTACATCATGGTACTgacattaaaaatatgaatacatgtaaatcgatatttaagatgaaataaaaatcaaagtaatatcTAAAAAATGTACTTAAAGTGATACAATGTAATGCAAGAAAATTTACAATATATTATACAAAGAAATACAGTAAATGTAATTAAATTCAAGTATTTATCAACGAATTAAAGTACACAATGCAGAGGTGAAGTGTATGAATTAATGGTTACAGAACCATGTAAAAATCGATAAAACTCAGGATAATAAAACATTCATAAGCTGAACACTGATATATAAGATAGAAATAAAAAGTGGCATAATTTACACGGTATTTTTCCATTTTCGAAAGTGAATCTAAAGGATTTAGTGCTCATTACAGGTGAATTTTATGATAATTCTCAGTTTAAAAACatggttttcaaaatttcagggAGGAGGCAACTGcccgcccaccccccccccccccccgctgctTACGGCCATGCATTCTTATCAATCTTTTGTTCTTagtatcatcaccattatcaacaccatcatcaccaccatcattatagTTAATATAATCTTTGTTGTTAGCATCACTGATATTTTTGTTGATATTCTTGTTgctttcattatcatcattataccAGTTTTAACTCTTTTGTtaacatcatcgtcatcttctTAGCGTAATTCGATTTTAGGGATTTTAAACTTACGTTCTGGATGTCTTCCATTTTCTGACCGAAGCCAACACGTCCCATCTTTACTGCCCAGTTGACTATCTCTGTTTCCTCGTTCGTTGTGAGAAATGGGCGAGGACCATACCGTAAAACCTCTGCTGGTGTCCTTCCGGCTACTTTGTCCCGTAATGTCCCGTATGGGACCTGATATTCTTTGGCCGCCTTTTTATTGAGAGCTCTCCTAACCTCACTCTCCGGAGTGCGTTGTTCATTGTTTCTTGATTCCATTTCGGAGCTCGGGGCATTTCCTGAgaattaaaacataattttatatcaattaatAACTTATCAaagtaaattaaaatgaattagatcTAGTAAAACGATAATActgttcatcattatcatcaccatttcatattcatcaaatatcatcttcgtcatcactcaccatcatcatcgtcaaacatcatcttttatcatcatcatgaacatcaaacatcatcttcgtcatcactcatcatcatcgtcaaacatcatcttcttcatcactcatcatcttcatcaaacatcatcttcgtcatctctcatcatcatcaaacatcatcttcttcatcagacatcatcatcaaacatcatcttcgtcatcactCATTATCGTCAAACATCATCTTCGTCATaactcatcatcatcgtcaaacatcatcttcttcatcactcatcatcatcatcaaacatcTTCGTCATCACTCATCATCTTCAAACATCACTCATCATCATTAAATATCATCATCGGCAAACatcttttattatcatcatgaacatcatcatcgtcaaacATCATCTTTTATCATCGTCATGaacatcatcttcgtcatcactcgtcatcatcatcaaacatcatcttcttcatcactcatcatcttcatcaaacatcatcttcgtcatctctcatcatcatcaaacatcatcttcttcatcatacatcatcatcaaacatcatcttcgtcatcactCATTATCGTCAaacatcatcttcgtcatcactcatcatcaaacatcatcttcttcatcagacatcatcatcaaacatcatcttcgtcatcactCATTATCGTCAaacatcatcttcgtcatcactcatcttcaaacatcatcttcgtcatcactcatcatcaaacatcatcttcgtcatcactCATCATGATCAAACATCTTCGTCATCACTCATCATCTTCAAACCTCACTCATCATCATTAAATATCATCATCGGCAAACATCATCTTTTATTtatcatcatgaacatcatcatcgtcaaacATCATCTTTTATCTTCATGAACATCATCATCGGCAAACATCatcttttatcatcatcatgaacatcaaACATTATCTTCGtcatcactcatcatcatcaaacatcTTCGTCATCACTCATCATAATCTAACATCATCTTCGTCctctctcatcatcatcaaacatcatcttcttcatcagaCATCATCTTAaaacatcatcttcttcatcagacatcatcttcttcatcactcatcatcatcatcgtcaaacATCATCTTTTATCACCATCATGAACATCAAACATTATCTTCGTCATCACTCATTACCGTCAAACATCTTCGTCATCACTCATCATCGTCAAACATCTTCGCCAGCTTTCATCATCTTCAAAgatcactcatcatcatcaaacatcatcatcgtcaaacatcattttttatcatcatcatgaacatcatcatcgtcaaacatcatctattatcatcatcatgaacatcactttcatcatgatgaattattactcatcattatcatcattaacttAATCACCAATCATCGCCATTACCATCAAATTCGTCATCAtaaattatcaccatcattatcatgatcatcatcattatcatcatcattatcatcatcattatcaccatcattatcatcatcactatcaccatcattatcatcatcacattcta comes from the Lytechinus variegatus isolate NC3 chromosome 9, Lvar_3.0, whole genome shotgun sequence genome and includes:
- the LOC121421197 gene encoding uncharacterized protein LOC121421197, which produces MESRNNEQRTPESEVRRALNKKAAKEYQVPYGTLRDKVAGRTPAEVLRYGPRPFLTTNEETEIVNWAVKMGRVGFGQKMEDIQNVVKRMMEKEKRTNPFVANRPGRRWWTSFRARNPKLVFRKAQSVGKERTAVTKNRIDRWFEDLEKYLEEHNARSILEEPSRIFNADESGFPLGGRLNDRVLALKGEKVVQQFKNSEKGQVTVLVTVCAEGSFLPPMIVLPGRHNGAAYKGAPRSAFFARTKNGWMDSKAFYGFIANLFQPFLAQKKVPLPALLLVDGLSAHQTLEVAKLCEGNGILLYRFPPNATHILQPCDVSVFRSLKSSWNRAEQLFRFRHPGDYVTKTTFATVFADAWREILQKPSIAASGFRAAGIFPFTKRYNSALLRTAELYHFVDTPQEGITPVNDAFIPESDDMRSSQPDEPEDDIPSSSSAHLGHGGDMVMDPYRIHDLPPCHERPLNEAFIAPSLDECLVYPEIEVSNQRRRKEQLPEAISGEEFIRFVTERENKREEEERKRQRKEEREQKRVEKEKQKEVQKEQRERRKQELEKKKMDREIRVREKLKQMNEMRSKKDRQEKEKEAEKTSENGKTKNKKIGGKSKEKSIRVDDDTEDDVYVCPECLTSNDIQWIGCDFCMVWVHHKCSTLSECPIEEIHKYQFRCNFC